A single genomic interval of Pyrus communis chromosome 5, drPyrComm1.1, whole genome shotgun sequence harbors:
- the LOC137733961 gene encoding probable LRR receptor-like serine/threonine-protein kinase IRK, whose protein sequence is MRPFSSMKPLLLLFAVVVLAPVLARSLNPSLNDDVLGLIVLKADIQDPKGKLASWSEVDSSPCNWVGVKCHPRSNRVIELSLDDFSLSGHIGRGLLQLQALRKLSLSKNNLTGSLTPNFTHIDNLRVLDLSENSFSGGVPEELFRQCGSLRVISLAKNKFSGKIPESLGSCASLAAVNFSLNQFSGSVPAGVWSLSGLRSLDLSDNLLKGEIPKGIELNNLRGVNLARNRFTGQLPDGIGSCSLLRSIDLSENSFSGNLPQTMQKLGLCSYLNLHQNAFSGEVPEWIGEMKSLETLDLSSNRFTGEVPSSIGNLEALKVLNFSANGFTGSLPKSMAYCTNLLALDFSKNSMAGELPVWIFEAGADEVSLSDKKLSGSKNINQSLSAGNALQNLQVLDLSLNHFSGEIASDIGALSSLHTLNLSGNSLAGPIPVAIGELKVLNNLDLSENRLNGSIPQEIGGAFSLKELRLDKNFLTGKIPTSIEHCSSLTTLTVSQNRLTGPLPAAMSKLTNLQIVDLSFNNLTGGLPKQLANLPNLLSFNISHNNLQGELPTGAFFNTISPSSVSGNPSLCGSAVNKSCPGVLPKPIVLNPNSSSDSTTGEISSNLGHRRILLSISSLIAIAAAAVIVIGVIAITVLNLRVRSPTTQSAPALTFSGGDDFSRSPTTDGNSGKLVMFSGEPDFSTGAHALLNKDCELGRGGFGAVYRTLLQDGRPVAIKKLTVSSLVKSQEEFEREVNKLGKVRHDNLVEIEGYYWTPSLQLIIYDYVAGGSLYKHLHDEAGGNFLSWNDRFNIILGTAKGLAHLHQMNIIHYNIKSSNVLIGCSGEPKVGDFGLARLLPMLDRYVLSSKIQSALGYMAPEFACKTVKITEKCDVYGFGVLVLEIVTGKRPVEYMEDDVVVLCDMVRGALEEGRVEECVDARLQGIFPAEEAIPVMKLGLICTSQVPSNRPDMGEVVNILELIRCPSEGQEEL, encoded by the exons ATGCGACCGTTTTCAAGCATGAAACCGCTGCTCCTCCTCTTCGCCGTCGTCGTTTTGGCTCCGGTTCTCGCGAGATCTCTGAACCCGTCTCTAAACGACGACGTGTTGGGTCTGATAGTTCTTAAGGCCGATATCCAAGATCCGAAGGGTAAGTTAGCGTCCTGGAGCGAAGTCGACAGCAGTCCTTGCAATTGGGTCGGGGTGAAATGCCACCCGAGATCCAACCGGGTCATTGAGCTCAGCCTCGACGACTTCTCGCTTTCGGGTCACATCGGCCGAGGCCTTCTGCAATTGCAAGCTCTTCGGAAGCTCTCTCTTTCGAAGAACAATCTCACCGGAAGCTTAACCCCTAACTTTACTCACATCGACAACCTCCGAGTCCTTGATTTGAGCGAGAACAGCTTCTCCGGTGGCGTTCCTGAAGAGTTATTTCGGCAATGTGGGTCGCTGAGAGTGATTTCTCTGGCGAAAAACAAGTTTTCCGGGAAAATTCCGGAGAGTTTGGGTTCTTGTGCGAGTCTAGCAGCTGTTAACTTTTCGTTGAACCAGTTTTCGGGTTCGGTTCCAGCTGGGGTTTGGTCCTTGAGTGGGCTTAGATCCCTGGATTTGTCTGATAACTTGTTGAAGGGTGAAATTCCAAAggggattgaattgaataatttgCGAGGAGTTAATTTGGCCAGGAATCGGTTTACCGGGCAACTTCCGGATGGAATTGGAAGCTGTTCGCTCTTGAGGTCCATTGATCTGAGTGAGAATTCGTTCTCGGGTAACCTCCCTCAGACAATGCAGAAACTTGGCCTGTGCAGCTATCTGAATCTGCACCAGAACGCATTTTCTGGTGAGGTTCCGGAGTGGATTGGCGAGATGAAAAGCCTGGAGACTTTGGACCTTTCTAGCAACCGGTTTACGGGTGAAGTTCCAAGCTCAATAGGCAATCTTGAGGCTTTGAAGGTATTGAATTTTTCTGCAAATGGGTTCACTGGGAGCTTGCCAAAGTCTATGGCTTATTGTACGAACCTTCTGGCTCTAGATTTTAGTAAGAATTCGATGGCGGGTGAACTTCCGGTGTGGATATTCGAGGCGGGTGCAGATGAAGTTTCACTTTCAGATAAAAAGCTAAGCGGAAGCAAGAACATCAATCAATCTTTATCAGCTGGAAATGCACTTCAGAATCTCCAAGTCTTGGATTTATCCCTTAATCATTTTTCGGGTGAAATTGCGTCCGACATTGGGGCCTTAAGCAGCTTGCATACTTTGAACCTTTCTGGTAACTCTCTTGCTGGTCCTATTCCTGTGGCTATTGGAGAGTTGAAGGTCCTGAACAATCTCGACTTGAGCGAGAATCGGCTCAATGGAAGCATCCCTCAGGAAATTGGAGGGGCTTTTTCTTTGAAGGAATTGAGATTGGATAAGAACTTCCTCACGGGAAAAATTCCAACTTCAATTGAGCATTGTTCTTCTCTGACCACTTT AACTGTATCACAGAACAGACTGACTGGTCCATTACCTGCAGCAATGTCCAAACTTACCAACTTACAAATTGTGGACTTGTCTTTCAATAACCTCACGGGAGGCCTGCCGAAGCAGTTAGCCAATCTTCCCAACCTACTTTCCTTCAACATTTCCCACAACAACCTCCAGGGTGAACTACCTACGGGTGCCTTTTTCAATACTATCTCCCCTTCCTCCGTCTCTGGAAATCCATCTCTCTGTGGCTCTGCAGTTAATAAGTCTTGCCCAGGAGTCCTTCCCAAACCCATTGTACTCAATCCCAATTCCTCTTCCGACTCCACCACAGGAGAAATCTCATCAAATCTTGGTCATAGAAGAATCTTACTCAGTATTTCTTCGCTTATTGCCATTGCTGCAGCTGCTGTCATTGTCATTGGTGTAATTGCCATTACTGTGCTTAATCTCCGTGTCCGATCTCCCACAACTCAATCGGCGCCAGCCCTCACATTTTCAGGTGGGGATGACTTCAGCCGTTCCCCAACAACAGATGGCAACTCTGGCAAGCTTGTCATGTTTTCAGGTGAGCCTGATTTCAGCACTGGTGCACATGCTCTGCTCAACAAGGACTGTGAGCTTGGTCGTGGCGGGTTTGGAGCAGTCTACCGGACACTTCTTCAAGATGGACGGCCAGTTGCAATCAAGAAGCTCACTGTTTCTAGTCTTGTCAAGTCTCAAGAAGAATTCGAAAGGGAAGTGAATAAATTGGGGAAAGTGAGGCACGATAATCTTGTGGAGATCGAAGGCTATTACTGGACTCCATCATTACAGCTCATCATATACGATTATGTTGCCGGTGGTAGTTTATATAAGCATCTTCATGATGAAGCAGGTGGAAACTTCCTGTCGTGGAATGATCGGTTCAATATAATTCTTGGAACTGCAAAAGGTTTGGCTCACTTGCATCAGATGAACATAATTCACTACAATATAAAGTCCAGTAATGTCCTGATTGGCTGCTCAGGCGAACCGAAAGTGGGAGACTTTGGTCTAGCGAGGTTGTTGCCAATGCTTGACCGATATGTTTTGAGCAGCAAGATCCAGAGTGCACTCGGCTACATGGCACCTGAGTTTGCTTGCAAAACAGTAAAGATAACTGAGAAATGTGATGTGTACGGGTTTGGGGTTTTGGTTCTAGAGATTGTCACCGGGAAAAGACCAGTCGAGTACATGGAAGATGATGTTGTGGTGCTCTGTGACATGGTGAGAGGAGCACTGGAAGAAGGCAGGGTAGAAGAATGCGTTGATGCTCGGCTCCAAGGAATTTTCCCAGCAGAAGAGGCTATACCTGTGATGAAACTAGGCTTGATATGCACATCACAAGTGCCGTCAAACAGACCAGACATGGGGGAGGTTGTCAACATTTTGGAGCTGATCCGATGTCCTTCAGAAGGCCAAGAGGAGTTGTGA
- the LOC137734123 gene encoding probable methionine--tRNA ligase has protein sequence MAPKGSTSVSRKQLILSALCKHFSVDPKSLPENIAGDEVTSLYSTVLKSAKNGAAAQVNDGVVNWVRYAEGFPTDSQPCSAALEGLNETLADVSVLLGNGFTPSEADAVVFSAVHSSVIGLSNTDRQKLPHLLRWVDYIQNKVDFGDVLEKVVVEKDIFDFRELDDLLGAKSAGKMEIDSNAKKTVQSTKTADKPGADLNTKKSDAGVKAAGEEKVTLDKKADKKATNEKTKSPETEALEKDKEVCVSLLNIQVGLVRKAWKHPSADSLLVEEIDVGEAKLRQVVSGLAKYISPEELINRHVVLITNVKPGKLRDVMSQGLVLCASSEDHTLVEPLLPPQGAKPGERVSFSGVDGKPEDVLNPKKKQLDKITPNLFTDDKGVATFRGIPFMTSAGPCTSSIPKGTIK, from the exons ATGGCACCCAAGGGAAGTACCAGCGTAAGCAGAAAGCAATTGATTCTATCAGCTCTCTGCAAACACTTCTCTGTTGATCCT AAATCGTTGCCGGAAAACATCGCTGGCGATGAAGTCACGAGCTTGTACTCAACGGTACTGAAATCAGCTAAAAACGGCGCCGCAGCGCAAGTGAACGATGGG GTGGTGAATTGGGTGAGATATGCAGAGGGTTTTCCTACAGATTCCCAGCCATGCTCTGCAGCTCTCGAAGGGTTGAACGAAACCTTGGCTGACGTTTCAGTGCTTTTGGGCAATGGGTTCACACCCTCTGAAGCTGATGCTGTTGTGTTTTCTGCAGTGCATTCTTCTGTG ATTGGTCTTTCAAATACAGATAGGCAAAAGTTGCCGCATTTGTTGAGATGGGTGGATTACATCCAG AACAAGGTGGATTTCGGAGACGTACTTGAGAAGGTAGTGGTAGAGAAGGATATATTTGATTTTCGA GAGTTGGATGATTTGCTGGGAGCAAAAAGTGCGGGTAAGATGGAAATTGattcaaatgcaaagaagacTGTCCAAAGCACAAAAACCGCAGACAAACCAGGGGCAGACCTGAACACAAAGAAAAGTGATGCTGGG GTAAAGGCTGCAGGGGAAGAGAAAGTTACGTTGGATAAGAAAGCAGATAAAAAAGCTACTAATGAGAAGACAAAATCACCAGAAACAGAGGCACTTGAGAAAGACAAAGAAGTTTGTGTCAGTTTGTTGAATATACAGGTTGGCCTCGTGCGCAAAGCTTGGAAGCATCCGTCTGCTGATAG TTTACTGGTCGAGGAGATAGATGTCGGAGAAGCTAAATTACGGCAAGTGGTCAGCGGCTTGGCAAAATATATCAGTCCAGAGGAGTTAATA AACCGTCATGTTGTGCTGATTACGAATGTGAAACCTGGGAAATTACGGGATGTGATGTCACAAGGACTG GTGCTATGTGCTTCTAGTGAAGATCACACCCTAGTAGAGCCCTTGCTACCTCCACAAGGAGCCAAACCGGGGGAACGTGTATCATTTTCTGG GGTTGATGGAAAGCCAGAAGATGTGCTGAACCCAAAAAAGAAACAGCTGGACAAGATCACACCG AATCTTTTCACTGACGATAAGGGTGTGGCTACCTTCAGGGGTATCCCGTTTATGACCTCGGCCGGGCCTTGTACATCATCCATCCCCAAGGGAACTATCAAATGA
- the LOC137735166 gene encoding two-component response regulator ARR17-like: MEAASSSSSKGFMANVEQPHVLAVDDSLVDRKLIEKLLTNLSCKVTTAENGASALEFLGLGDQHNSLESNVSNSKVNLVITDYCMPGMTGYELLKKIKESSIMKEVPVVIMSSENIPNRINKCLEEGAQMFMLKPLKQSDMKKLRYHLMNCSS, from the exons ATGGAggctgcttcttcttcctcctcaaaggGTTTCATGGCAAATGTGGAGCAACCCCATGTTTTAGCCGTCGATGACAGTCTCGTCGACCGAAAACTGATTGAAAAGCTGCTCACAAATTTGTCTTGCAAAG TGACAACTGCAGAAAATGGGGCAAGTGCATTGGAGTTTTTGGGCTTGGGAGATCAACACAATAGCTTGGAGAGTAAT GTCTCAAACTCAAAGGTAAATCTGGTAATTACTGACTATTGTATGCCAGGAATGACAGGCTATGAACTGCTCAAGAAAATCAAG GAATCATCAATCATGAAGGAAGTTCCAGTGGTGATTATGTCATCTGAAAACATACCGAATCGGATTAACAA gTGCTTAGAGGAAGGAGCTCAAATGTTCATGCTAAAGCCACTCAAACAGTCAGACATGAAGAAATTGAGATATCATTTGATGAACTGCAGCAGCTAG
- the LOC137733838 gene encoding glycerol-3-phosphate dehydrogenase [NAD(+)] 2, chloroplastic — translation MAALLEPPPPFLNQLLPPNSNSTRPLPYNLRLGRPTNPPNHPTLLAATTPCCSAAASKQPIPQLPDPVPETALVRTRDRRRVVRLAWEKLVRWSRTWRSKTKTDVLERTNKVVVLGGGSFATAMASHVANRKSQMEVSILVRDAQVCQSINSNQCNRKYFPEHKLPENIIATTDAKAALLGADYCFHAVPVQFSSSFLEGIAEHVYPGLPFISVSKGLELNTLRTMSQIIPQALKNPRQPFIALSGPSFALELMNKLPTAMVVASKDKKLANAAQQLLACDYLRISTSSDVVGVEVAGALKNVLAIAAGIVDGMNLGNNCKTALVAQGCSEIRWLAMKMGAKPATITGLSGIGDIMLTCFVNLSRNRTVGVRLGSGEQLDDILSSMNQVAEGVSTAGAVIALAQKYKVKMPVLTAVARIIDNELTPKKAVLELMSLPQVEEV, via the exons ATGGCGGCGCTGTTAGAGCCACCACCGCCGTTTCTGAACCAGCTCCTTCCTCCCAACTCAAACTCCACACGTCCCCTTCCGTACAATCTCAGACTCGGAAGACCAACAAACCCTCCTAACCACCCCACACTCCTCGCCGCCACAACTCCTTGTTGCTCTGCTGCCGCTTCCAAACAACCCATACCCCAATTACCCGACCCGGTTCCGGAGACTGCTTTGGTGCGGACCAGGGACCGCCGCCGGGTGGTCCGGTTGGCCTGGGAGAAGCTGGTCCGGTGGTCCAGGACCTGGCGCTCCAAGACCAAGACCGATGTTCTTGAACGCACTAACAAG GTGGTGGTGCTTGGAGGTGGGTCTTTCGCTACGGCAATGGCCTCCCATGTTGCAAATAGAAAATCCCAGATGGAAGTTAGCATACTGGTTCGTGATGCTCAAGTTTGCCAATCGATTAACAGCAACCAGTGTAATCG CAAGTACTTTCCAGAACACAAGCTACCAGAAAATATAATTGCAACAACTGATGCCAAAGCTGCTTTGCTGGGTGCCGATTATTGCTTTCATGCAGTCCCTGTGCAG TTCAGCTCATCATTTCTTGAAGGGATTGCAGAACATGTTTATCCAGGCTTGCCGTTCATATCAGTCAGCAAGGGTTTAGAGCTCAATACGCTGAGGACCATGTCTCAGATCATTCCTCAAGCATTGAAGAATCCCCGGCAACCTTTCATCGCACTATCAGGGCCTTCTTTTGCGCTGGAGCTGATGAATAAATTACCAACAG CAATGGTTGTAGCGTCAAAGGACAAAAAATTGGCAAATGCAGCTCAGCAGCTTCTGGCTTGTGACTATCTGAGAATCAGCACTTCAAG CGATGTCGTAGGGGTAGAAGTTGCAGGTGCTCTCAAGAATGTGCTCGCAATAGCTGCAGGGATTGTGGACGGGATGAATCTTGGTAATAATTGCAAGAcagctcttgttgcacaaggaTGCTCTGAGATACGGTGGCTGGCAATGAAG ATGGGCGCGAAGCCGGCAACAATCACCGGTCTATCAGGAATTGGGGACATCATGCTTACATGTTTTGTGAACCTTTCCAGAAACAGAACCGTTGGGGTTCGTCTTGGATCGGGGGAGCAACTTGACGATATACTAAGTTCTATGAATCAG GTGGCAGAGGGTGTGTCAACAGCAGGAGCGGTGATTGCACTAGCGCAGAAGTACAAGGTGAAGATGCCGGTTTTGACAGCAGTAGCTCGGATTATTGACAACGAATTGACCCCGAAGAAAGCTGTTCTTGAGCTAATGAGCCTCCCTCAG GTTGAAGAAGTCTGA
- the LOC137733837 gene encoding uncharacterized protein: MGHRDLPSPNSNGYFIILMLMHLIILARASIHDYQDESFIRRSNSFFFHGGSEGLYAFKLDSGNDKSSSEDKPLNGKSFIRFESIIFQRTKESAEKKNEMQQRTGLVEAIVLEVRDREKIGGSYLNSNAICCTPELSKDGSCKVGEVIIQQNPDNPDGPKRIQTFFEGKNEEANMDIQTIEINSTGMYYLYFMFCDPELVGTLISGRTVWRNPDGYLPGKMSPLMTFFGLMSLAYLVLGLFWFLRFLQYWKDIIQLHYHISAVIGLGMCEMAPWYFEYANFNSTGSRPMGITIWAVTFSAVKKTVSRLLLLVVSMGYGVVRPTLGGITSKVLLLGVIYFVASEALELVEHLGNINDFSGKARLFLVLPVALLDACFILWIFSSLSKTLEKLQIRRSMAKLELYRKFTNSLAVSVLLSVAWIGYELYFNATDPLSELWRRAWVIPAFWTLLAYLLLVVICVLWAPSRNPTGYAYSEETVDDFDDEGISLTGSGVKVAGGDLATKLERKERKASSAAEHHVFGLGEDVEEDKRE, translated from the exons ATGGGTCACAGAGATCTGCCTTCTCCAAATTCAAATGGATATTTTATAATCTTGATGCTGATGCACTTGATTATTTTAGCCCGAGCTTCGATCCATGACTACCAAGACGAGTCCTTCATCCGTCGTTccaattccttcttcttccatGGCGGAAGTGAAGGCCTTTACGCTTTCAAGCTCGACTCTGGCAATGACAAGTCCAGCTCTGAGGATAAGCCCCTCAATGGCAAGTCATTCATCAG GTTCGAATCAATCATCTTTCAAAGAACCAAGGAATCTGCTGAAAAGAAGAATGAGATGCAGCAGAGGACTGGCTTAGTCGAGGCTATTGTTCTTGAGGTTAGGGACAGGGAGAAGATTGGGGGTTCTTATTTGAACTCCAATGCAATATGCTGCACCCCAGAGCTATCCAAGGACGGTTCCTGCAAGGTGGGAGAGGTTATCATCCAACAAAACCCAGACAATCCTGATGGGCCAAAAAGGATTCAGACCTTCTTCGAGGGGAAAAATGAAGAGGCTAATATGGATATACAAACTATTGAAATCAATAGCACTGGAATGTACTATCTCTATTTTATGTTCTGTGATCCAGAACTTGTTGGCACATTAATCAGTGGAAGAACTGTTTGGAGGAACCCTGATGGTTATTTACCTGGAAAGATGTCCCCATTGATGACATTTTTTGGCCTAATGTCTTTAGCTTACCTAGTCCTCGGTCTTTTCTGGTTTCTCCGCTTTTTACAGTATTGGAAAGACATAATACAGTTGCACTACCACATCAGTGCTgtaattggacttggaatgtgTGAAATGGCCCCTTGGTATTTTGAATATGCAAATTTCAATTCCACTGGAAGCAGACCAATGGGAATTACCATATGGGCAGTAACCTTCAGCGCCGTTAAAAAAACTGTCTCCCGGCTTCTTCTTCTGGTGGTTTCAATGGGCTATGGTGTTGTGCGGCCAACTCTCGGTGGTATAACCTCGAAAGTACTTCTCCTTGGTGTGATATATTTTGTAGCATCAGAAGCACTTGAGCTTGTTGAGCATTTGGGGAATATCAACGACTTTTCTGGAAAAGCAAGGCTTTTTCTGGTGCTGCCTGTTGCTCTTTTGGATGCCTGTTTTATTCTTTGGATCTTTTCCTCATTATCTAAAACTTTGGAGAAGCTTCAG ATTCGAAGAAGCATGGCCAAACTTGAGCTGTACCGAAAGTTTACGAATTCTCTTGCAGTATCAGTGCTGCTCTCTGTTGCTTGGATTGGCTATGAG TTGTATTTCAATGCCACTGACCCGTTGAGTGAGCTGTGGCGAAGAGCCTGGGTCATCCCAGCTTTCTGGACTTTGCTTGCTTATTTGCTGTTGGTGGTGATATGTGTTCTTTGGGCTCCATCTCGTAACCCAACCGG ATATGCGTACTCGGAGGAGACTGTGGATGACTTTGATGACGAGGGTATCTCGCTCACGGGAAGTGGAGTCAAGGTGGCGGGCGGAGACTTGGCAACCAAGCtagaaagaaaggaaaggaaGGCGTCGAGTGCAGCAGAACATCATGTGTTTGGGCTTGGGGAAGATGTAGAGGAGGACAAGAGAGAATAA